In Brevibacterium zhoupengii, the following are encoded in one genomic region:
- a CDS encoding benzaldehyde dehydrogenase produces the protein MSENSFLGTQWHEKIFTGTWTNGADESYDVIEPATGETLGRLGSANADDVNAAATRAAAAQKEWAKTPPAERAAVLRRAGALWAEHAEELSDWIVRESGGIPAKAGLEVSSAEQICYESSALPSHPKGQVLTSNEPRWSFARRVPAGVVSVIAPFNFPLILSIRSVAPALALGNAVLLKPDPRTAVCGGVSLARIFAEAGLPEGLLQVLPGGREAGEAVVAAPEVTVISFTGSTAAGRKVGEAAGRLLKRCHLELGGNNALVVLPGAEVGPATSAGAFGSFMHQGQICMTTGRHLVHDSIYDEYVEQLAERAKNLPVGNPATEEVALGPVIDDKQRTNIRDIIDKSQADGGRLVAGGTGEGAFVPPTVLADLSPSNPAWTQEIFGPVAPVSRFSTLEEAAELVNASEYGLSVGILGDVGMAIELADLVDSGKVHINEQTVSDEANVPFGGTKDSGNGSRFGGAEANIEAFTETQWVTMRSQIAPYPF, from the coding sequence ATGAGCGAGAACAGTTTCCTCGGCACCCAGTGGCACGAGAAGATCTTCACCGGCACGTGGACGAACGGCGCCGACGAGTCCTATGACGTCATCGAACCGGCAACGGGGGAAACCCTGGGCCGCCTGGGCTCTGCGAACGCCGACGATGTGAACGCGGCCGCCACTCGTGCTGCCGCCGCGCAGAAGGAATGGGCGAAGACGCCACCTGCCGAACGCGCCGCCGTCCTCCGCCGGGCCGGTGCGCTGTGGGCCGAACACGCCGAGGAGCTCTCCGACTGGATCGTCCGCGAATCCGGTGGCATCCCGGCCAAGGCCGGGCTGGAAGTCAGCTCCGCAGAGCAGATCTGCTACGAATCCTCAGCCCTGCCCAGCCACCCCAAGGGGCAGGTCCTGACCTCGAACGAGCCTCGCTGGTCGTTCGCCCGTCGGGTGCCCGCCGGAGTCGTCTCCGTCATCGCACCGTTCAACTTCCCACTCATCCTCTCCATCCGCTCGGTCGCCCCGGCGCTGGCCCTGGGAAATGCGGTTCTGCTCAAGCCGGACCCTCGCACCGCGGTCTGCGGTGGTGTGAGCCTGGCCCGCATCTTCGCCGAGGCTGGCCTTCCCGAGGGACTCCTGCAGGTTCTGCCCGGAGGCCGCGAAGCCGGCGAAGCAGTCGTCGCAGCGCCCGAGGTCACGGTCATCTCCTTCACCGGATCGACGGCCGCCGGACGCAAGGTCGGCGAAGCTGCCGGACGCCTACTCAAACGCTGCCACCTCGAATTGGGTGGAAACAATGCACTCGTCGTCCTTCCGGGGGCAGAAGTCGGTCCGGCCACCTCGGCGGGAGCCTTCGGTTCCTTCATGCACCAGGGACAGATCTGCATGACCACCGGCCGCCACCTCGTCCACGATTCCATCTACGACGAATACGTCGAACAGCTTGCCGAGCGCGCCAAGAACCTGCCGGTGGGCAACCCCGCCACCGAAGAAGTCGCACTGGGCCCGGTCATCGATGACAAACAGCGCACGAACATCCGCGACATCATCGACAAGTCTCAGGCAGACGGTGGCCGACTCGTCGCCGGAGGCACCGGCGAGGGCGCCTTCGTGCCGCCGACGGTGCTGGCGGACCTGAGCCCGTCGAACCCGGCCTGGACGCAGGAGATCTTCGGACCTGTGGCGCCCGTGAGCCGATTCTCAACTCTTGAGGAGGCCGCGGAACTGGTCAATGCCAGCGAATACGGGCTGTCCGTGGGCATCCTCGGCGATGTGGGCATGGCCATCGAACTGGCCGACCTCGTCGATTCCGGCAAGGTCCACATCAATGAGCAGACCGTCTCCGATGAGGCGAACGTGCCCTTCGGCGGCACGAAGGACTCCGGTAACGGATCCCGCTTCGGTGGGGCAGAGGCCAATATCGAGGCCTTCACCGAAACCCAGTGGGTCACGATGCGCTCGCAGATCGCCCCGTACCCCTTCTGA
- a CDS encoding PrpF domain-containing protein: MTHWIDAAFVRGGTSKGLYFRADALPELDEVPAPGIAGDTSAWDAIFCSALGSPDAFGRQLDGMGGGISSLSKVMVVSASTRAGVDLDYTFGQVSVAEAVVDYSGNCGNLSSGVVPFALQAEIISAADGWHVFRLCNTNTGKLVDVGLTVVDGQAAVAGDFELTGVSGTGAPIELIYPDPAGSRTSGLLPTGVPSESIDVDGRMFNVSMVDAALPVVIVPSSAISLRGDESPESIDANRPSMLMIEELRRKAAVRMGLCETPETAPQVVPKVAVVTSQKPTTLLDGTSLGARDSDVVVRMVSMGQTHKAVPGTGAMCLAAAAQIPGTIVHGIIARSEHSVPGPEVRLGTPSGVVTASAVWDETAKTVTAASLFRTARVLMVGKVAVTV; this comes from the coding sequence ATGACTCACTGGATCGACGCCGCATTCGTTCGCGGAGGTACGAGCAAGGGACTCTACTTCCGCGCCGATGCCCTGCCCGAGCTGGACGAAGTGCCGGCACCGGGAATCGCCGGGGACACCTCGGCGTGGGATGCGATCTTCTGTTCTGCGCTCGGCTCTCCGGATGCCTTCGGCCGTCAGCTTGACGGCATGGGCGGTGGGATCTCCTCGCTGTCGAAGGTGATGGTGGTGTCCGCGTCAACGCGGGCAGGCGTCGACCTCGACTACACCTTCGGTCAGGTCTCCGTCGCCGAGGCGGTCGTGGACTACTCCGGCAACTGCGGAAATCTGTCCTCGGGTGTCGTGCCCTTCGCCCTGCAGGCCGAGATCATCTCCGCAGCCGACGGGTGGCACGTCTTCCGCCTCTGCAACACGAACACCGGAAAGCTCGTCGACGTCGGCCTCACCGTCGTCGACGGCCAGGCTGCGGTCGCAGGAGATTTCGAACTCACCGGTGTCAGCGGCACCGGAGCACCGATCGAACTCATCTACCCCGATCCGGCAGGCAGCCGCACCTCGGGGCTTCTGCCCACCGGAGTGCCCTCGGAGTCGATCGATGTCGATGGACGCATGTTCAACGTCTCCATGGTCGACGCGGCGCTGCCCGTTGTCATCGTTCCCTCCTCGGCGATCAGCCTTAGAGGCGATGAGTCTCCGGAGTCCATCGACGCCAATCGTCCCTCGATGCTGATGATCGAGGAGCTTCGGCGCAAAGCGGCGGTGCGGATGGGGTTGTGCGAGACGCCGGAGACCGCTCCGCAGGTCGTGCCCAAGGTCGCGGTCGTGACCTCACAGAAGCCGACGACCCTGCTTGACGGCACCAGCTTGGGCGCGAGAGATTCCGATGTCGTCGTTCGCATGGTATCGATGGGTCAGACTCATAAAGCGGTGCCGGGTACCGGCGCCATGTGCCTGGCCGCGGCCGCGCAGATCCCCGGCACCATCGTCCACGGCATCATCGCCCGTTCCGAGCATTCGGTGCCCGGCCCCGAGGTCCGCCTCGGCACACCTTCGGGCGTTGTCACCGCCTCCGCGGTCTGGGATGAGACGGCGAAGACCGTGACGGCTGCCTCCCTGTTCCGCACGGCACGGGTGCTCATGGTCGGGAAGGTTGCCGTCACGGTCTGA
- a CDS encoding ExeM/NucH family extracellular endonuclease has translation MTVSKTASSCAALSLVAAIGLTLPATPAAAAEGPHISEIAYTLDTDFIEIAAEPGTDVSGWTFGSVTRGGSVQAAENTTTVPAGTTVGDSGALAVEVLITNSVKSGSAADGDYGSSAYAIDDDGTLVSFAQIGGVVGGKGVTGKANTNTPEAFVGKDAEPTGATAGGEQSIQLKNGSWTSATPTPDALPGDDGDGGGDGDGDDPAPEDVTPIADIQGTGEESPLAGTTVKTQGVVTAAYPTGGLNGYYVQTQGTGGTEDETPGASDGVFVYSPDSVNDISIGDHLELTGAVSERYGQTQISVSSTGMTVLDEPAEAVKPVEDAFPTEAAAREAFEGMLLQPSGEMTVADNYNTNTYGEVVLATGEGTLPQPTDVARPGSDEAKAVEAENLKREVVLDDGATVNYLQNDKDVPLPYVSNDAPVRVGASATMTSPVVLGFDHEKWRFQPTTRLTGDNAEAIQPVNFADTRTEAPEAVGGQVSLASFNVLNYFTTTGDQLSGCDYYEDREGNPITVRGGCDARGAANAESLKRQETKIVSAINKLDTSVVSLMEIENSAAFGKDRDDALSTLVERLNEAAGTDKWDFVPSPADVPADEDVIRTALIYQPAEVAPQKDSTILDDEAAFSNAREPLSQAFAPKDESGEADTDKTFVTISNHFKSKGSGSGPGNEDSGDGQGASNADRVRQATSLVDFAGEQKEAADSDFVYLLGDFNAYTQEDPMQVFYEAGFKDVASEMTDKSTYVFKSRTGSLDHVLALDSSNSEAGQAAAPGAQADLPSSAFDAITGADVWNINSVEALALEYSRFNYNISDFYAPDPYRASDHDPVVVGLFGADDEDGGSDGNHNAGKNGGKNAGKNGGKNAGKNGTARGNHNAGKNGIDKGF, from the coding sequence ATGACAGTCTCCAAGACGGCCTCCTCGTGCGCGGCGCTCAGCCTCGTCGCGGCGATCGGCCTCACCCTTCCGGCAACGCCGGCAGCCGCTGCCGAGGGTCCCCACATCAGCGAGATCGCCTATACGCTCGACACCGACTTCATCGAGATCGCGGCCGAGCCGGGCACCGACGTCTCGGGATGGACCTTCGGGTCTGTGACTCGCGGCGGCAGCGTCCAGGCCGCAGAGAACACGACAACTGTTCCCGCGGGCACGACCGTCGGCGACTCCGGAGCACTCGCGGTCGAGGTTCTCATCACCAACTCCGTGAAGTCAGGGTCCGCCGCTGACGGCGACTACGGCTCGAGCGCCTATGCCATCGACGATGACGGCACGCTCGTCTCATTCGCCCAGATCGGCGGGGTCGTCGGAGGCAAGGGAGTCACCGGCAAGGCGAACACGAACACGCCTGAGGCTTTTGTCGGCAAGGATGCCGAACCCACGGGTGCCACTGCCGGAGGCGAGCAGTCGATCCAGCTTAAGAACGGCAGCTGGACGTCCGCGACACCGACTCCCGACGCGCTTCCCGGCGACGATGGCGACGGCGGCGGCGACGGCGACGGCGATGATCCGGCACCCGAGGACGTCACCCCGATTGCCGACATTCAGGGCACCGGCGAGGAGAGTCCCCTGGCTGGCACCACCGTCAAGACACAGGGAGTCGTCACCGCTGCGTACCCGACCGGCGGGCTGAACGGCTACTACGTGCAGACGCAGGGAACCGGCGGAACCGAGGACGAGACTCCCGGAGCCTCGGACGGCGTCTTCGTCTACTCTCCCGACTCGGTCAACGACATCAGCATCGGCGATCACCTCGAGCTCACCGGCGCGGTCTCAGAGCGCTACGGTCAGACCCAGATCTCCGTCAGCAGTACGGGAATGACAGTCCTGGATGAGCCCGCCGAGGCGGTCAAGCCGGTCGAGGACGCGTTCCCCACCGAAGCTGCCGCACGCGAGGCATTCGAGGGCATGCTCCTGCAGCCCAGCGGTGAGATGACCGTGGCCGACAACTACAATACGAACACCTACGGCGAGGTCGTCTTGGCCACCGGAGAGGGCACCCTTCCCCAGCCCACCGATGTCGCCCGCCCCGGCAGCGATGAGGCGAAGGCCGTCGAGGCCGAGAACCTTAAGCGCGAGGTCGTCCTCGACGACGGCGCGACCGTGAACTACCTGCAGAACGACAAGGACGTTCCTCTTCCCTATGTCTCAAACGACGCCCCTGTGCGTGTCGGTGCGAGCGCCACGATGACCTCTCCCGTGGTGTTGGGCTTCGACCATGAGAAGTGGCGCTTCCAGCCCACGACGCGCCTGACCGGGGACAACGCTGAAGCGATTCAGCCGGTGAATTTCGCCGACACCCGCACAGAGGCTCCGGAGGCCGTCGGCGGACAGGTCAGCCTGGCCAGCTTCAACGTCCTCAACTACTTCACGACGACCGGCGATCAGCTCTCCGGCTGTGACTACTATGAGGACCGCGAGGGCAACCCGATCACGGTTCGCGGCGGCTGCGATGCCCGCGGTGCTGCCAACGCAGAGAGCCTCAAGCGCCAGGAGACGAAGATCGTCTCGGCCATCAACAAGCTCGACACCTCGGTGGTCTCTCTCATGGAGATCGAGAATTCTGCCGCGTTCGGCAAGGACCGCGATGATGCACTTTCGACTCTGGTCGAGCGTCTCAACGAGGCCGCTGGCACCGATAAGTGGGATTTCGTTCCCTCCCCCGCCGATGTTCCCGCCGACGAGGACGTCATCCGCACGGCCTTGATCTATCAGCCCGCCGAGGTGGCTCCGCAGAAGGATTCGACGATCCTTGACGATGAGGCCGCGTTCTCGAACGCACGCGAACCCCTTTCGCAGGCATTCGCGCCGAAGGACGAGTCGGGTGAGGCTGACACGGACAAGACCTTCGTGACGATCTCGAATCACTTCAAGTCCAAGGGTTCGGGCTCAGGTCCGGGCAATGAGGACAGCGGCGACGGCCAGGGTGCCTCAAATGCGGACCGGGTGAGGCAGGCGACATCGCTCGTCGACTTCGCCGGTGAGCAGAAGGAAGCAGCGGACTCCGACTTCGTCTACCTCCTCGGTGACTTCAACGCCTACACGCAGGAGGACCCGATGCAGGTCTTCTACGAAGCCGGGTTCAAGGATGTCGCGTCCGAGATGACGGACAAGTCGACCTACGTGTTCAAGTCCCGCACCGGCAGCCTCGACCATGTGCTGGCGCTGGACTCTTCGAACTCGGAAGCCGGCCAGGCGGCGGCTCCCGGCGCGCAGGCTGATCTGCCTTCGAGTGCCTTCGATGCGATCACCGGTGCCGATGTCTGGAACATCAACTCCGTCGAGGCTCTTGCCCTCGAATACAGTCGCTTCAACTACAACATCAGCGATTTCTACGCCCCGGACCCGTACCGTGCCTCGGACCACGATCCTGTGGTCGTCGGGCTCTTCGGGGCCGACGATGAGGACGGCGGTTCGGACGGCAACCACAACGCCGGAAAGAACGGTGGAAAGAATGCCGGGAAGAACGGTGGGAAGAATGCTGGCAAGAACGGCACCGCCAGAGGCAATCACAATGCCGGCAAGAACGGCATAGACAAGGGCTTCTGA
- a CDS encoding IclR family transcriptional regulator, which yields MANSQSGDSMIDRLVRVLGSFDPDHQSLSTEELSERAALPKSTAYRLINDMMRHNLLQRDPNGRLRIGVGMWELSNRASDAVDLATLARPHMTAVHDFVGENTQLGILREREVLIIERMSKPTAVVHRSKTAGRLPAHASSCGLVLLAHAPKHVREAYLRGPLAAITEKTTTDPAVLRKMLASIRTYHFAELVGHIDDGTTGIAVPVFDSTGLTIAGLGVVVDSEHHVGGPAIMQALRTASAGITKDLEAQGKSVMD from the coding sequence ATGGCGAACTCTCAATCGGGCGATTCCATGATCGATCGTCTGGTCCGGGTCCTCGGTTCCTTCGACCCCGATCATCAGAGCCTGAGCACCGAGGAGCTCTCCGAGAGAGCCGCCTTGCCGAAGTCCACGGCCTACCGGCTGATCAACGACATGATGCGGCACAATCTGCTGCAGCGTGACCCCAACGGGCGGCTGCGCATCGGCGTGGGAATGTGGGAGCTGTCGAATCGTGCTTCCGACGCCGTCGACCTGGCCACCCTTGCCCGACCTCATATGACGGCCGTCCACGATTTCGTCGGCGAGAACACCCAGCTGGGGATCCTGCGCGAACGCGAGGTGCTCATCATCGAGAGGATGTCGAAGCCGACTGCTGTCGTCCACCGTTCGAAGACGGCCGGGAGACTTCCCGCCCACGCCTCCTCGTGTGGGCTGGTGCTCCTCGCTCATGCTCCGAAGCATGTGCGCGAAGCCTATCTGCGCGGTCCGCTGGCTGCGATCACAGAGAAGACGACGACCGATCCGGCTGTCCTGCGCAAGATGCTCGCCTCGATCCGGACCTATCACTTCGCGGAGCTCGTCGGCCATATCGATGACGGCACCACGGGAATCGCGGTGCCCGTCTTCGACAGCACCGGACTGACGATTGCCGGCCTCGGAGTCGTCGTCGACTCCGAACATCACGTGGGCGGGCCGGCGATCATGCAGGCCCTGCGCACCGCCTCGGCGGGGATCACGAAGGACCTCGAGGCGCAGGGGAAATCAGTCATGGATTGA
- a CDS encoding MFS transporter, translating into MSTPAAASDAATTARATDTRWPAILCWLAVALEGFDLVVLGAVIPELLATNAIGFTPEAATLVATLSLVGVGLGAATVGPIADRFGRRYTIIFCVLFFSIFTILVAFSPNVALFTTFRFIAGLALGAVMPGCLAYISEHNKSGKTGKATTLTMTGYHAGAVAISLLAVFYSHNWHLLFIAGGVAGLVLVPLLWWKLPESQEFVDAQAAKAHPAEVSTTAAPKTGMAGLFVGRFKLVTIGVWAASFMGLLLVYGLNTWLPKIMADAGYEVSDSLVMLFVLNLGAVVGLIIAGWLADKHGTKPIVLMWFLLAAVFLAALSIPMTSQILLNIAVFITGVFVFSAQVLVYAFVSAIYPPTARGTALGMASAVGRLGAIVGPFITGTLVTAGIAYPWGFYLFAVVAVLGFAAMVIVPKAVDHAGR; encoded by the coding sequence ATGTCCACACCTGCCGCAGCCTCTGACGCTGCCACCACAGCTCGCGCGACCGATACTCGTTGGCCGGCGATCCTGTGCTGGCTGGCCGTCGCCCTCGAAGGCTTCGACCTCGTCGTGCTCGGGGCCGTGATCCCCGAGCTCCTGGCGACCAACGCCATCGGCTTCACCCCCGAGGCCGCGACCCTCGTCGCGACACTGAGCCTGGTGGGTGTGGGCCTCGGCGCTGCAACGGTGGGACCGATCGCCGACCGCTTCGGTCGCCGCTACACGATCATCTTCTGCGTCCTCTTCTTCTCCATCTTCACAATTCTCGTCGCGTTCTCTCCCAACGTCGCCCTGTTCACCACATTCCGGTTCATCGCCGGACTGGCACTGGGCGCCGTGATGCCCGGCTGCTTGGCCTACATCAGCGAGCACAACAAGTCGGGCAAGACCGGCAAGGCGACGACGCTGACGATGACCGGCTACCACGCCGGTGCCGTGGCGATCTCCCTGCTCGCCGTCTTCTACTCCCACAACTGGCACCTGCTCTTCATCGCCGGCGGCGTCGCCGGACTCGTGCTCGTCCCACTGCTGTGGTGGAAGCTGCCGGAATCTCAGGAGTTCGTCGACGCTCAGGCCGCGAAGGCCCATCCAGCCGAGGTCTCGACGACTGCGGCCCCGAAGACCGGAATGGCAGGGCTGTTCGTCGGCCGGTTCAAACTGGTCACGATCGGTGTCTGGGCCGCCAGCTTCATGGGTCTGCTGCTCGTCTACGGGCTCAACACCTGGCTGCCGAAGATCATGGCCGACGCAGGCTACGAAGTCTCCGACTCCCTCGTCATGCTCTTCGTGCTCAACCTCGGCGCCGTCGTCGGACTCATCATCGCCGGCTGGCTGGCAGACAAGCACGGCACCAAGCCGATCGTGCTCATGTGGTTCCTCCTCGCAGCAGTGTTCCTCGCGGCACTGAGCATCCCGATGACAAGCCAGATCCTGCTCAACATCGCCGTCTTCATCACCGGCGTCTTCGTCTTCTCCGCCCAGGTCCTCGTCTACGCCTTCGTCTCAGCGATCTACCCGCCCACCGCACGCGGAACCGCGCTCGGCATGGCCTCGGCAGTCGGTCGCCTCGGCGCCATCGTCGGTCCGTTCATCACCGGCACCCTGGTCACTGCGGGCATCGCCTACCCGTGGGGCTTCTACCTCTTCGCCGTCGTCGCCGTCCTTGGCTTCGCGGCGATGGTCATCGTTCCGAAAGCCGTGGACCACGCCGGCCGATGA
- a CDS encoding DUF1304 domain-containing protein: MTILGLVLAGLAAALHVFIFYLESMAWTSPRARATFGTSEEYAAATKSMAFNQGFYNLFLALAVFIGIIVCLAGAPMVGLTLVFTGVGSMLAAALVLVASSPDLASSAIKQGLLPLLAVVSLLIGIAINP; the protein is encoded by the coding sequence ATGACGATCCTCGGGCTCGTTCTCGCAGGGCTGGCCGCGGCCCTGCACGTCTTCATCTTCTACCTGGAATCGATGGCCTGGACGAGTCCGCGTGCTCGGGCGACATTCGGCACCAGCGAAGAGTATGCAGCTGCCACGAAGTCGATGGCCTTCAACCAGGGCTTCTACAATCTCTTCCTCGCCCTCGCGGTCTTCATCGGCATCATCGTCTGCCTCGCGGGCGCACCGATGGTCGGTCTCACTCTCGTCTTCACCGGAGTCGGATCGATGCTCGCTGCGGCACTCGTGCTCGTGGCTTCGTCACCCGACCTCGCCTCCTCGGCGATCAAGCAGGGCCTTCTGCCTCTGCTGGCGGTCGTGTCTCTGCTCATCGGCATCGCGATCAATCCATGA
- a CDS encoding FAD-binding domain translates to MRVLIVGAGIAGSTLAYWLKRAGHEPTLLERSHGLRRGGYLIDFWGTGFDVAERMGLVPRLQREGYELTEVRDVASDGHQVASLDPQRIAAGASGRYVSILRSDLAAAIYDSLDEGVETIFGDTVTRLTEGERSISVEFDQAAPREFDLVVGADGLHSQVRTLAFGAEENFERDLGIAVAAFDVTDYRPRDELVAVMHAEVGFQAIRVALRDDVTMFMLTFRHHGPVPIDDVSAQQELLRTSLADAGWEIPEILRQLPHARTLYLDRASQIRMPTWTSGRVALIGDAAASPSLLAGQGSALAMVEAYVLAAELSATPQDHRRAFAAYEHRLMPMLRSKQDAAKGLGTAFAPRSRPRLILRNTVMRLMGFPPVANLAMGRSLRDPIELPAWPGD, encoded by the coding sequence ATGCGCGTGCTGATTGTCGGAGCCGGAATCGCCGGCTCCACGCTGGCTTACTGGCTGAAGCGAGCGGGACATGAGCCCACTCTTCTCGAGCGTTCACATGGTCTGCGCCGCGGCGGATACCTCATCGACTTCTGGGGCACCGGATTCGATGTGGCAGAGCGGATGGGCCTGGTGCCCAGGCTGCAGCGAGAAGGATACGAACTAACGGAGGTCCGCGACGTCGCATCAGACGGCCATCAGGTCGCGTCGCTTGATCCCCAGCGTATTGCCGCAGGAGCCAGCGGCCGATATGTCAGCATCCTTCGATCTGATCTCGCCGCCGCGATCTATGACAGCCTCGACGAAGGAGTCGAGACGATCTTCGGAGACACCGTCACCCGACTCACGGAGGGCGAACGGAGCATCAGCGTCGAGTTCGACCAAGCCGCCCCACGCGAATTCGACCTCGTTGTCGGTGCCGATGGACTGCACTCACAGGTTCGGACGTTGGCATTCGGTGCGGAGGAGAACTTCGAGCGCGACCTCGGGATCGCAGTCGCCGCATTCGATGTCACGGACTACCGTCCACGAGACGAACTCGTCGCCGTCATGCATGCCGAGGTCGGATTTCAGGCGATCCGCGTCGCGCTGCGAGACGACGTGACGATGTTCATGCTCACCTTCCGACATCACGGCCCAGTGCCCATCGACGATGTCAGTGCCCAACAGGAGCTGCTGCGCACGAGTCTGGCCGACGCCGGTTGGGAGATCCCAGAGATCTTGCGCCAGCTGCCGCATGCGCGGACGCTCTACCTCGACCGGGCGAGCCAGATCAGGATGCCCACGTGGACCAGCGGCAGAGTCGCACTCATCGGCGACGCCGCGGCGAGCCCGTCGTTGCTGGCCGGTCAGGGTTCGGCATTGGCGATGGTCGAAGCGTATGTGCTGGCGGCCGAATTGTCTGCCACGCCCCAGGATCATCGCCGAGCCTTCGCCGCATACGAACACCGGCTGATGCCGATGCTGCGCAGCAAACAGGACGCGGCCAAGGGGCTCGGCACAGCATTCGCCCCGCGCAGCCGCCCACGCCTGATCCTGCGCAACACTGTGATGCGGCTGATGGGATTCCCTCCCGTCGCAAACCTCGCCATGGGCCGCAGCCTGCGAGACCCGATCGAACTTCCAGCCTGGCCGGGTGACTGA
- a CDS encoding DUF2277 domain-containing protein, with translation MCRNIRTLHNFEPHATSDEVHAAALQYVRKIAGTTKPSQANAAAFEAAVEEIAHTTQHLLDALVTTAPPKNREVEAEKRRARYEART, from the coding sequence ATGTGCAGGAACATCAGAACCCTTCATAACTTCGAACCCCACGCGACCTCGGACGAAGTGCACGCCGCGGCGCTGCAGTACGTGCGCAAGATCGCGGGCACAACGAAGCCCTCCCAGGCCAATGCCGCCGCTTTCGAAGCAGCCGTTGAGGAGATCGCCCACACGACCCAGCATCTCCTCGATGCGCTGGTGACCACGGCCCCGCCGAAGAACCGTGAGGTCGAGGCCGAGAAGCGACGAGCCAGATATGAGGCCCGTACATGA
- a CDS encoding dihydrofolate reductase family protein: MARVTWGFTASLDGFITGPNHDMSWMSGLGSLSDGTVEDLASQVAVIISGRRGYDAAKAQAAERDELTSEAYGGAWEGTEFILTHRPEELAEDTAITAVNCSIAEVVDRARTIAGDRDIQIISADIGRQALEVDLIDEMQVFVAPIFLGDGTRIFDVPGGRRVYWELAEVDEANTSAWFRRFRPRRQQDLTP, translated from the coding sequence ATGGCAAGAGTCACATGGGGTTTCACGGCGTCACTCGATGGGTTCATCACCGGCCCGAATCACGATATGTCCTGGATGTCCGGTCTCGGTTCGCTCTCTGACGGCACCGTGGAGGACCTCGCCTCCCAGGTCGCCGTCATCATCTCCGGCCGTCGTGGCTATGACGCCGCAAAGGCCCAGGCGGCCGAGCGCGACGAGCTGACCTCCGAGGCCTACGGCGGGGCGTGGGAGGGTACCGAGTTCATCCTCACCCACCGTCCCGAGGAGCTCGCCGAGGACACTGCGATCACTGCTGTGAACTGCTCCATCGCCGAGGTGGTCGATCGGGCCCGGACCATCGCCGGCGATCGAGACATCCAGATCATCAGCGCCGACATCGGTCGGCAGGCGCTCGAGGTCGATCTCATCGACGAGATGCAGGTCTTCGTCGCGCCCATCTTCCTCGGCGACGGCACACGTATCTTTGACGTGCCCGGTGGCCGACGCGTCTATTGGGAGCTGGCTGAGGTCGACGAGGCGAACACAAGTGCTTGGTTTCGCAGGTTTCGTCCGCGCCGCCAACAGGATCTCACGCCATAA
- a CDS encoding GTP pyrophosphokinase, which yields MSRHQHPSSLALSPGQVASVRALRQDFSQLILEHRFVINELLTKISILREESEHAHSYNPIEHITSRVKSPRSLLEKVNRRGLPLDIEVIRANITDIAGIRITCSFIADTYQVLEMLTAQDDVRVVEIKDYIADPKPNGYKSLHAILEVPVFLSQGRTPVICEVQIRTIAMDFWASLEHKIHYKFEGEVPDRLVEELTQAAEVAGQLDRKMEQLHAEVHDSEPNTASEDFDDEALRILWELSNQSE from the coding sequence ATGAGCCGACACCAGCACCCCTCGAGCTTGGCGCTGTCCCCTGGCCAGGTGGCGAGCGTGCGCGCCCTGCGGCAGGATTTCTCTCAGTTGATCTTGGAGCACCGCTTCGTCATCAACGAATTGCTGACCAAGATCTCCATTCTGCGTGAGGAGTCCGAGCACGCTCACAGCTACAATCCGATCGAGCACATCACCTCACGGGTGAAGTCGCCGCGGAGTCTGCTCGAGAAGGTCAATCGGCGTGGGCTCCCGCTCGACATCGAGGTCATCCGCGCGAACATCACCGACATCGCAGGCATCCGCATCACCTGCAGCTTCATCGCCGACACATACCAGGTGCTGGAGATGCTGACCGCGCAGGACGATGTCCGGGTCGTGGAGATCAAGGACTACATCGCCGATCCGAAGCCCAACGGATACAAGAGCCTGCACGCGATCCTCGAGGTGCCCGTCTTCCTCAGCCAGGGACGGACCCCGGTCATCTGTGAGGTTCAGATCCGCACCATCGCCATGGACTTCTGGGCCAGCCTGGAACACAAGATCCACTACAAATTCGAAGGCGAAGTCCCCGATCGACTCGTTGAGGAACTCACTCAGGCCGCCGAGGTGGCCGGCCAGCTCGATCGCAAGATGGAGCAGCTGCATGCCGAGGTCCACGACAGCGAGCCCAACACTGCCAGCGAGGACTTCGATGACGAGGCGCTGCGCATCCTCTGGGAGCTGAGCAACCAGTCCGAGTGA